The Montipora capricornis isolate CH-2021 chromosome 6, ASM3666992v2, whole genome shotgun sequence genome has a window encoding:
- the LOC138054577 gene encoding tRNA (cytosine(72)-C(5))-methyltransferase NSUN6-like yields the protein MMMTTCPRPKLLFVFPEVEEYLRNSLFSKETSDDVNGCATEFDNLLEALRTPPLSTVVRVNSLKTTADDALKKLQCILDQVEDKYEERQDHHYKVRKHPLLRDVLMIDGSGPYVDIPLVEKEVIVDLHCGAAILRGAIIYVPGIMGAHPGIKKGDLVSVYADLYGKCRKGLTKPFDGPKLFLGNGISFLDRRDIFCSQQNFRGEAVQMTFPVYKCPSLRDVLPQWLFLQNLPSVVAGHVLNPLPGEIVLDMCAAPGGKTTHLASLMEDKGIIVAFDKSEPKIAKLKLNCDRLGVQCVKTFVFDGVKALDPDKQRNTDNSTVPFPVAPPYPSGSFDRILLDAPCSALGQRPQFVVKMTLKELQSYPRLQRKLFTTAVGLLKEGGVLVYSTCTLTPEENEHQVQWALKSFPCLSLERQVSF from the exons atgatgatgacaacttGTCCTCGACCAAAGCTGCTCTTCGTGTTTCCTGAAGTCGAGGAATATTTGAGAAATTCTCTgttttcaaag GAAACCAGTGATGATGTGAATGGTTGCGCCACAGAGTTTGATAATTTACTGGAAGCACTTCGCACTCCTCCACTGTCTACCGTCGTGCGAGTAAACAGTTTGAAAACAACAGCTGATGATGCTCTGAAGAAGCTGCAGTGTATTTTGGATCAG GTGGAGGACAAATATGAGGAAAGGCAGGATCATCATTATAAAGTGAGAAAACATCCACTGCTGAGAGATGTATTGATGATTGATGGCTCCGGTCCTTATGTTGACATTCCATTAGTTGAGAAGGAGGTCATTGTCGATTTGCACTGTGGTGCCGCTATACTAAGAGGAGCAATCATTTACGTGCCAGGCATCATGGGAGCTCATCCTG GTATAAAGAAAGGAGACTTGGTATCTGTGTATGCTGACTTGTATGGCAAGTGTCGAAAGGGGCTCACCAAACCTTTTGATGGACCAAAACTGTTCCTTGGAAATGGGATTTCTTTCCTTGACAGGAGAGATATATTCTGTTCACAACAAAATTTCAG GGGTGAAGCAGTTCAGATGACATTTCCTGTTTACAAGTGTCCCTCGCTAAGGGATGTCCTTCCTCAATGGCTTTTTCTCCAGAATTTACCATCTGTTGTTGCAGGACATGTTTTGAATCCTCTGCCTGGGGAGATTGTTTTGGATATGTGTGCTGCACCAG GTGGTAAAACTACGCATCTTGCTTCACTCATGGAAGACAAG GGCATTATAGTAGCTTTTGACAAGAGTGaaccaaaaatagcaaaacTGAAGCTCAACTGTGATAGGCTGGGTGTCCAGTGTGTCAAGACCTTTGTTTTTGATGGTGTGAAAGCCCTTGACCCTGACAAACAAAGGAACACTGACAATAGTACAG TGCCCTTTCCTGTCGCGCCACCTTACCCCAGTGGATCATTTGATCGTATTCTTTTGGATGCCCCTTGCAGTGCTTTGGGTCAGCGTCCTCAGTTTGTGGTCAAAATGACATTAAAGGAGTTACAGTCATATCCTAGGCTGCAAAGAAAGCTTTTTACAACT GCAGTTGGATTGTTGAAAGAAGGGGGTGTACTTGTCTACTCCACTTGTACCCTGACTCCAGAGGAAAATGAACATCAAGTTCAATGGGCTCTGAAATCATTCCCTTGTTTGAGTCTAGAACGACAGGTCAGTTTTTGA